A region of Micromonospora sp. WMMD882 DNA encodes the following proteins:
- a CDS encoding AfsR/SARP family transcriptional regulator, which yields MTPTAPKPRRVLALLAICANRVVRNEQIIEELWENSPPTSVTTTLQTYVYQLRKHLQRALNPQSGGTGPGDVSASELRTFAGGYMLSLAPEALDSLRFEQLVAQGRAALESGRTEAAARILREALTLWRGPALVDVTPGPILQVEVLRLEEMSKSALELRIEADLLLGRHHELLSELVGLSARQPTHEGFQAKLMLALYRAGRRSEALGVYQGARKALVAELGVDPSGDLQRLHRAILEGDPGLSEAGQSTVGPEALAMAVPQQRRLEYRQVGAAQ from the coding sequence ATGACCCCAACGGCGCCTAAACCGCGTCGGGTGCTCGCGCTTCTTGCGATTTGCGCCAACCGGGTCGTCCGCAACGAACAGATCATCGAGGAGCTGTGGGAGAACAGCCCGCCCACCAGCGTCACCACCACCCTGCAGACGTACGTCTACCAGCTACGCAAGCACCTGCAACGGGCGCTCAACCCGCAGTCGGGAGGGACCGGTCCGGGCGACGTCTCGGCATCGGAGCTGCGGACGTTCGCCGGCGGGTACATGCTCTCGCTCGCCCCGGAAGCGCTCGACTCGCTGCGATTCGAGCAACTCGTGGCGCAGGGGCGCGCGGCGCTGGAGTCCGGACGTACCGAGGCGGCGGCCCGGATCCTCCGGGAGGCGTTGACCCTCTGGCGCGGCCCCGCGCTGGTGGACGTCACTCCCGGGCCGATCCTCCAGGTCGAGGTGTTGCGCCTGGAGGAGATGAGCAAGAGCGCGCTGGAGCTGCGCATCGAGGCGGACCTGCTGCTCGGTCGGCACCACGAGCTGCTCAGCGAGCTGGTGGGCCTCTCCGCGCGGCAACCCACGCATGAGGGCTTCCAGGCCAAGCTGATGCTCGCGCTCTACCGGGCCGGGCGACGGTCCGAGGCGCTCGGCGTCTACCAGGGCGCACGCAAGGCGCTGGTGGCCGAGTTGGGCGTGGATCCCTCCGGCGATCTCCAACGTCTGCACCGGGCGATCCTCGAAGGCGATCCGGGCCTCAGCGAGGCGGGGCAGTCGACGGTCGGGCCGGAGGCGCTGGCGATGGCCGTCCCACAGCAGCGTCGACTGGAGTACCGGCAGGTGGGCGCGGCACAGTAA
- a CDS encoding transposase gives MAPPKKYPDELRIRAVQRWRESDPRPPIVQLARDLDVHPEALRTWIRQDEIERGERPDPRAERLTETEADELQRLRAENAELRRVNEILTAASAFFASQLDQQRRPL, from the coding sequence GTGGCACCGCCCAAGAAGTATCCGGACGAGTTGCGGATCCGCGCGGTGCAGCGGTGGCGGGAGTCCGATCCGCGGCCACCGATCGTCCAGCTCGCCCGGGATCTCGACGTGCATCCCGAGGCGCTGCGTACCTGGATCCGGCAGGACGAGATCGAGCGTGGCGAGCGACCGGACCCGCGTGCCGAGCGACTGACCGAGACCGAGGCCGACGAGCTGCAACGGCTCCGGGCCGAGAACGCCGAGCTGCGTCGGGTCAACGAGATCCTCACCGCGGCGAGCGCGTTCTTCGCGTCGCAACTGGATCAGCAGCGGCGGCCCCTGTGA